The DNA region CACCAAGAATCTCTCTCACTCGCAACGAGCGAGAACCCCGCGTCCGCCTCCCAGTCGGCGAATGCCCCGGTATTTCCGGCATTATTGAGTGTGGCAATCGGCTTTTGATGGTTTGCTGTCTGTCGGCGATAGGTCATGCAATTTAACACCGACGCATGCGGTGTTTATCGGACAACCCCGAAGAAGGTAGCCACGTGACTCCAGCCTCGCCTCCACCACAATGGACATGATGGATGGCTGACGGAAAGCAGGGGGCCCTTGATGGCCAAAGACCTGTTGTTTTATCCCTGATTGCCCACTGCCACGACATCCCATGAAGGCCTCTATCCCACCCCCCCCAAAGGATGCAGTAAAGTGAGTGTGCAACTCCTCTCCCGAAGTCCCCCATGTGGCTCATTCCGCCCACCCTAGCTTCTGCGATTTTGTCACCCATGCCCCCACCCCGTTCCATGCTGTAGCCCATCTCACAACCCGCCTATTCACCTCGGGCTTTGTCCCCATCTCGGAAAGATCTCCCACATCTTCCCTTGAACCAGGTGGAAAATACTACTACACTCGTAACCAGTCATCTCTTGTGGCGTTCACCCTTCCCGCAAAGCCCCTGCCAGAGACGGCCATTTCTTTTGCCGTTGGCCATCTCGACTCCCCTTGTCTCAAGGTAAGACCGGTGAGCAAAAAGACAAAATCAAATTACCTCCAGGTTGGCGTCGAACTATATGGTGGTGGCATCTGGCATTCATGGTTCGACCGCGATCTTTCCCTTGCCGGTCGAGTGATCGTTGCCAATCGTGAAGCTCATCATTCTGAAGATCCCAAATTCGTTTCAAAGCTTGTCAAGATTGATCGTCCAATCTTGAGGATACCTACCCTTGCTATCCACCTTGATAGGACAGCAAATGACAATTTCAAATTCAACAAAGAGACAGAATTCCAGCCAATCTTGGGTTTGGTCGAGGATGCGTTGAATGCGACCGATGCTGGGCTGGGTATGAAGAGATCGCACTCCGGATCACTTCATCAACCTCTCGCCAAAAAGGATTCCCATGAGACTGAGAAATCGGACGACTTGTTCAATGTGGCGAACATGGAGGACAAGCACCATCCCAAGCTCTTGGCCGTACTGGCCGACGAGCTTGGATGTGATATTGCTGACATCCAAGATTTTGAGCTGTATGTTTATTTTCTGTTCTCCTACAGTACGGCACACCACTAACTGCTGTTAAGCTCCCTATTTGACACACAGCCATCCACTATTGGTGGCCTTTCAAACGAGTTCGTCTATAGCCCTCGCATCGATAATCTCATGACGTCGTACGTATCAATCTGCAGTGCATTGATTTTCTGTCTGACTAGTCTTGGAGTTTCTGCACTATCGAGGCTCTTTGTGAAGCGGTTAAAACGTCTAACGCTGAAGACGAATCTAACATTCGATGTGTCATTTTATTCGATAATGAGGAGGTTGGCTCTGTCTCCCACCATGGCGCCGAATCCAATTTGCTTCCCGCGTTTGTAGAACGCATAGTGCAGCTGAAGGACTACAAGGACGTGGGCTATTACGCTATGCTCGCAAACAGCTTTTTGATCTCGGCTGACATGGGCCATGCTGTAAGTTTCCTCATTTCCAGTTTGGGTTTTTTTAATCTAATGCGCTCGGCAGATGCATCCCAATTACGAATCACGCTACGAACCCAATCTTGCTCCCAAAATCAACGGTGGTATCGTTATCAAGACCAACGCCAACCAGCGTTACACTTCCAACGCTCAAACCACATTcttgttgagaagagtggcgaagaaggcgggGGTTCCTGTCCAAGAATTCGAGATCCGCAATGATTCCGTACGTACATGCGTTACACCAGGGGTTCGAAGGCGGTGCTGATTCAACGGTGATTTAGACATGCGGTTCAACCGTTGGTCCACACCTCTCTACACACGTCCGCACGGTTGACATTGGTCTCGCCCAACTGTCCATGCACTCCATTAGGGAGACAGCGGGTAGCCACGATGTCAGGCATTATatcaacttcttcaagaTTTTTTTCCAAGGTTTCGGAGAGATTGACAGGGAATTGAGAATTGATTGGCACTGAGTAAGCAATGAGTATTGTAGATGAACTACTGTAGGCATATAGGCAATGGTATGGGATGTTGAAATGCAGATACGGTACATACAGAATCCAAGAGCCCTCTATAAGACGCAAAAAACCCAGACCTActcctccttcgccttctttttctccttcttctccttcttggcagcTTTCCTTGCCGCCCTCTCCTCAGCAGTTTCCTCTCGCTCCGCACCATCCTCAgtcttcaccttcttctttttcttcttctcctcagcctTTGGTGATccaacttcctcttcctcgcgCTTGCGCTTTTTCTCGTCCGCCTCAACCTTGACCTCGACCGGCTCCATCTTCACATCTTCTGCAGTGGGAGGTTGGGTGGGCAAGAGATCGTTGGATCCAGAAGCAGGCACAGCATCAGGGTCATTGTAGTCAATATAACCCGAGGACCATTGTTGAGGGGTAACACCTTCGATAGGCTTGCCATACTTGTCCaactctcccttcttgatcatcttcttcttttcttgagCCTTGGGACCAAGTCCCCACTTCCTAGGGTAAAGATCCCTGTTCATGATGCATCTCTTCACCTTGGCTACCACACCATGATCGCAAGAGGCAAGGTCGACAGTGGACATTTGGGCGATACCAATGGCGATAGCCTCACCCTTTGTGGTCATGAGAACAACCTCTTCATTGACTTCAATGTCTGCTTCGTATCGCAAAAGACCTGGAATCATGAGCTTGGCACCATAGCAAATGGCGTTGACGGCGGAATCTTTAACGACGATACGCTTGTAATTGACGAGAAGAGACTCAAGAGGGCGAATCACTCGACGAAGGTAGGATTCTAAATCCTCGTATGAGCACATACAAAATAAGGATAAAAAAAGGACTCACCGTCACGAGTGTTATCGTACAACCACTGGGCATCCAATACATCGTGCATAGACACGATGTCATCATTCTCGCCAGTGATACCACTCCTTACACGTCTGAGTTCTTGCATGTGGGCACCGACACCCAAGAGCAATCCCAAGTGGACACACAGAGTCCTAATATAAGTACCAGCCTCACAAGACACCCAAAATACACCAAGGTTTCTTTCATTGTCGTATTCAATCAACTTGGACTCGTAGATTGTTCGAACACGAAGCTGACGCTTGACGGCGGAGATGAGGGGCGGTCGTTGGAAAAGGGCGCCAGTGAGGGTCTCCAAAGCTCGAGGCAAAGCCTTTTCGTCCTGCAACTTGTCGTGGAATCGAACCACACACACGTATTCCTTTCCTGCACCTTGCTGGGACTTGACCAGTCGAGTAGCTCTGTCGATACAGACAATCAAACAACCAGTGACCTTGGGATCAAGGGTACCTGAGTGGCCGGTCTTCTCGACTCGCAGAATTCGCTTCAACCAAGCAACAACTTCGTGAGAAGACGGGTTGGAAGGCTTGTCGAGGTTAATGACACCAGACTTGACATAAGTTTGGAGGTCGCGTTTGAGAGGTGAGATACCCTAGTTGAATGATGTTTAGTTAGGCCTTGAATAAAAAGCGAAAATATGCTCACGGAGGGGATTGGAGTAAAATGAGAAGATCGAACAAGCAACTTATCGTAGTTCTTAAGCAAAAGAGGCCATTGAGAAGTGTCTGCCAAACATTAGCCCCACTCTCTGAAAAGGAGGGGAGATGCGTACCGAGCTTGGGGGTGACGGACTCGCTCTTGATGGAGAAGTCGGAATCTTGCTGGATCTTGCTGACCTGGCTGTCAGTGAGGGTGGATGAGCTGGCAACAGCCATTTTTATTGTTATTTTGAGGTATATGGAAGTGCCCGTGAGACCCAGTTATTCGCACGGCAAAGCTGCCAGGCGAGATTTTAACATTTCACCATCCTTTACCACGGTGTTTCGGTATTTCAATGCTGTGGCGTATTTGCTTGTCTATCATTCCCTTGCATTTTCTTTTACGTAATAAGAAGTAGCTGACGCGACTTTCGGAAGTGAGAAACATGAGCGCGATCTGACACTTCGTCCCAGTCGCGTTGCTGAGTAGGTTCCCCACCTGATTTCCCCATTTCTTTCAACCCATCTACAGCCTTCGCCCTCTCTGTGGCCTACACATAGAACATGGCAAGTGGAGACACATACAGTAGAGCACAATGCTGACTTCTTATCGCCAGTATATCAAAACAATAACCATTCAAGGTGCGTTGCAGTCTGCCATTGATCTTAGCAAAGCGACTACTAATGCGCATGACAGGTTTCAAATCTTACAGAGATCAAGTGGCTGTAGATCCATTCTCGTGAGATATTCCGGTGGTAATTCAGTATGAGATTTTATTACTGACCGATCATCAGACCTGGACACAATGTTGTGGTTGGTCGAAATGGTAGTGGAAAATCAAACTTTTTCTCCGGTAAGCTTCTTCTCACTGAATGAGGCCTGGCCTAAACTCTGCCTGTAGCTATACGATTTGTACTGTCTGATCAATATACCAAATTGAGTCGAGAAGAAAGGCAGCGTTTGCTACATGAAGGAACGAGTACAAGTACGACACTTTCTGCTTATGTCGAGATTGTCTTTGACAGTATGTCCGCTTTATCTTCAGAATGGCTTGCCTAAGCTGAAAATTTATCTAGATTCTGATGGGCGCTTCCCGACTGGTCGACAGGAACTTGTGCTTCGCCGAACAATTGGTCTTAAGAAAGATGAATATTCCCTGGATAGAAAGAGCGCTAGCAAGTCGGAAGTGGATCAGCTATTGGAAAGTGCCGGCTTCTCAAAGGCTAATCCCTATTATATTGTTCCTCAAGGAAGGGTGTGTAAATAGATTTGTTTCATCGAAAAGTAAGGCTGCTGACGAGATATCAGATCACGCATCTGACGAATATGAATGATCGAGAACGGCTCAGACTGTTAAAGGATGTGGCAGGGACAGAGGTCTACGAGCAGAAGAGGGCTGAGTCAACCAGAATTATGGAAGAGACCGGTGCGTTCTAGTACCCTTCATGTTCTGTACAAACTAAATTCTCGTATTAGACGGGAAGCGAGACAAGAttcttgagcttctcaCTACCATCGAGGACCGACTACGagaactggaagaagaaaaggaggaactCAAAGAGTACCAAGAGAAAGACCGAGAAAGGCGCTGCTTGGAGTACGCGTTGCATCAGAGAGAACTGGAAGATGTTACCAATGCTCtggatgagattgaggcagaaaggagacaagacATACACAATAGTAacgagaagagaaaggaattCAATGATCGAGAGGACGAAATCCAGGTCTGTTCTTCTCGTTAATTGCAGTGATTCGCTCTTCTAACTGTAGTTAACAGCGCTACGAGGAAGCTCTTACTGCGGCTAAGCATTCTTTGTCGACTACACAAGCTTCGCTTAGGCAGTATGAAACCGAGCGGGCGGATTTAGTGCGTAACAAAACAGAACTGGAATGCGTTATCGCCGATTTCGAGACTGCTGGTCAAGTGGGAGAGCATAGGAGGGCAGAGTTAGctgaagagctggaagtgATGCAACAGAAGGTAGATGAGGCAACCGCGAGATTGGAGGACCTGGTGCAAGAAGCTGAACAGAGGATTGGGGAGGAAAAAGCCGCAAGAGAAGCGTAAGTTGCTGTTTCATGTTCTGCTGTCCTGAAGAACTAATTTTGCTGCCATAGGCTTGAACCTACACAATCCAAACTCTCTGTATTGTTCGCCAAACAGGGACGAGCGCAGCAATTCGCAACCCAGGCTGCCCGAGATAAGTATCTCAAAGACGAAATTAAAGCTCTCAAAGAGCATGAGAAGAATCAAGGAAAACGGGTGGAGATCCTGCAAAAGGAGGTGGCGGGTGCGAAGGAACAATTGGC from Cryptococcus neoformans var. neoformans B-3501A chromosome 4, whole genome shotgun sequence includes:
- a CDS encoding hypothetical protein (HMMPfam hit to PUA, PUA domain, score: 108.4, E(): 1.7e-29; HMMPfam hit to TruB_N, TruB family pseudouridylate synthase (N terminal domain), score: 249.8, E(): 4.6e-72), which produces MAVASSSTLTDSQVSKIQQDSDFSIKSESVTPKLDTSQWPLLLKNYDKLLVRSSHFTPIPSGISPLKRDLQTYVKSGVINLDKPSNPSSHEVVAWLKRILRVEKTGHSGTLDPKVTGCLIVCIDRATRLVKSQQGAGKEYVCVVRFHDKLQDEKALPRALETLTGALFQRPPLISAVKRQLRVRTIYESKLIEYDNERNLGVFWVSCEAGTYIRTLCVHLGLLLGVGAHMQELRRVRSGITGENDDIVSMHDVLDAQWLYDNTRDESYLRRVIRPLESLLVNYKRIVVKDSAVNAICYGAKLMIPGLLRYEADIEVNEEVVLMTTKGEAIAIGIAQMSTVDLASCDHGVVAKVKRCIMNRDLYPRKWGLGPKAQEKKKMIKKGELDKYGKPIEGVTPQQWSSGYIDYNDPDAVPASGSNDLLPTQPPTAEDVKMEPVEVKVEADEKKRKREEEEVGSPKAEEKKKKKKVKTEDGAEREETAEERAARKAAKKEKKEKKKAKEE
- a CDS encoding hypothetical protein (HMMPfam hit to Peptidase_M18, Aminopeptidase I zinc metalloprotease (M18), score: 599.6, E(): 2.3e-177), which encodes MKASIPPPPKDAVNFCDFVTHAPTPFHAVAHLTTRLFTSGFVPISERSPTSSLEPGGKYYYTRNQSSLVAFTLPAKPLPETAISFAVGHLDSPCLKVRPVSKKTKSNYLQVGVELYGGGIWHSWFDRDLSLAGRVIVANREAHHSEDPKFVSKLVKIDRPILRIPTLAIHLDRTANDNFKFNKETEFQPILGLVEDALNATDAGLGMKRSHSGSLHQPLAKKDSHETEKSDDLFNVANMEDKHHPKLLAVLADELGCDIADIQDFELSLFDTQPSTIGGLSNEFVYSPRIDNLMTSFCTIEALCEAVKTSNAEDESNIRCVILFDNEEVGSVSHHGAESNLLPAFVERIVQLKDYKDVGYYAMLANSFLISADMGHAMHPNYESRYEPNLAPKINGGIVIKTNANQRYTSNAQTTFLLRRVAKKAGVPVQEFEIRNDSTCGSTVGPHLSTHVRTVDIGLAQLSMHSIRETAGSHDVRHYINFFKIFFQGFGEIDRELRIDWH